The following nucleotide sequence is from Chromobacterium rhizoryzae.
CCGGCATCGCCATCGCCAAGCTGCAGCTCAGCGCCGGCCTGCGCGTGACCCGGCCGGACCGGATGGCGGCCGAGGCGCTGCGCGCCTTCGCCGAAGACACCTATCTGCACCAAGTGGTGGCGCGGCGCGGCAGCGAGCTGTGGCGTTATCCGGACCTGCCGGCGGCGCTGGCGGCGTTGCCGCGGCAGCCGGCCGACGAATGGCGCATCCACTTCCACGTGCCCATCTGCCACGCCGCGCTGGGGCCGTTCGCCAGCACCCAGGATTTCCTGTCGCGGCTGCTGGCGCTGCAACGCCAGCGCCCGCTGAGCGGACATCTGGAAGTGGAAACCTATAGCTGGGGCGTGTTGCCGCCGGCCCATCGCCAGGGCGACCTGGGCGAGGCGATCTGCCGGGAACTGCAATGGGCGGAGGGCCAGCTGCGATGAGCGGCCAGCCCGCGCTGCCCATACCCAAGACCAGCGCCCGGCGGCGGCTGTCGCGGCGGCACGCGCGCCAGACCCGCCGGCGCGTGGCCGGGGTCTGGTCGCTGGCGCTGCGGCTGGGGCGGGTGTCCAACCTGCCCACGGTGTGGAGCAACGTCCTCGTCGGCGCCGCGCTGTCCGGCCACGTCGCGGCCGGCGGCCCGCTCGCCTTGCTGCTGTTGTCGCTGTCGCTGATCTATGTGGCCGGCATGTATCTGAACGACGTCTGCGACCGCCACATCGACGCGCGCGAACGGCCGGAACGGCCGATACCCGCCGGGCTGGCGTCGGCCCGGCTGGTGCTGCTGGCCGGCTCGGCGCAGTTGGCCGTCGGCGTCGCCCTGCTGGCGGCGCTGGGCCTGTCCGCCTTGCTGGCCGGCCTGTGCCTGGCCGCCACCGTGGTGCTTTACGACCTCTGGCACAAGGGCAACCCCTTGAGCCCGCTGCTGATGGGCCTGTGCCGGATGCAGGTCTATCTGATCAGCGGCCTGGCGCTCGGCGCCGGCGCGCTGTCCGGCCCGCTGCTGCTGGCGGCGCTGGCGCTGCTGGCTTACCTGATCGCGCTGACTTACGTGGCCAAGCAGGAAGGCCGCGCCGGCCTGGGCCGCTTGGCGCCGCTGCTGGGCCTGGCCGCGCCGCCGCTCTACCTGCTCAGCCAACCGTTCCAGCCCTGGGCGTTGCCCTTCCTGCTGCTCAGCCTGGGCTGGAGCGCGCATTGCCTGCGGCTGGCCCGGCCCGGACCCGGCCGCGACATGCCGCGCGCCGTCGGCGGCCTGATTGCCGGCATCGCCCTGGCGGACGCCTTGTTCATCGCCGCCGCGGGCCTGCCGCAGTGGGCGGCGCTGGCGGTCCTGGCCGCCTGGCTGACCCGGAGCTGGCAACGCCGGGTGCCGGGCACTTGAACGGAGAATCTGCGCGATGGAAACGCAAACCATGCTGGCGGACCAACTGCACGCCAGCCTGCTGGACGCGGCGGACCGCCACAACGCCGCCCAGGCGCTGGTGTGGCTGGAGTCCTGTCGCCGTCTGACCGCCGCCGTGCCGGAGCCCGCCGCCGCGCGCCGGCTGTTCAGCGTGGCCAACCGGCAACTGGCGGCGCTGACCCTGTTGCCCAAGGGCGCGATCAAGGCCTTGCAGGCCCAGCATGTGCTGGCCGCCGAAGCCTGGTCGCCCGGCGACGCCGGCCGTGCGCTGCTGCTGCTGCGCGCCCTGGCCGCCGGCGCCGGCGCGGCGCTGGCCTTCGATCTGTATCGCGGCGGCGACAGCCTGGAACAGCAGGCGGTGGTCAAGGCGCTGATCCTGCTGCCCAGGCCGGAAGACTGGCTGGCGCTGGCCACCGACGCCAGCCGCAGCCACGTGGCCGGCGTGTTCCAGGCGCTGGCCTGCGACAACGCCTACCCGGCGCAACAGTTTCCCGATCTCAATTTCAACCAGCTGGTGCTCAAGGCGCTGTTCACCGGCGCGCCGGCGCGGCATATCGCCGGCCTGGAGCGGCGCTGGAGCCCGGAGCTGGAACAGATGGTGGCCGCTTACGCCAGCGAGCGCCGCGCCGCCGGCCGCAGCGTGTCCGACGACGTCGTTTTCCTACTGCAAGGACTGCATCATGAAAATGTTTGATCCGCACATCCACATGACCTCCCGCACCACCGACGATTACCAGGCGATGAGCCGGGCCGGCATCAGCGTGGTGGTGGAGCCGGCGTTCTGGATGGGCCAGCCGCGGCGGCACGTCGGCAGCTTCGACGATTATTTCCTGTCGCTGCTGGGCTGGGAGCGCTTCCGCGCCGCGCAATTCGGCATCCGCCACTTCTGCACCCTGGGCCTCAACCCCAAGGAAACCAACAACCCGGACGTGGCCGACGGCGTGATGGCGCTGCTGGAGCGTTATCTGGACAAGGACGGCGTGGTGGCGGTGGGGGAAATCGGCTTCGACGACGAAACCGAGGCCGAGGAGCGCTACTTCGCCCGCCAGCTGGAACTGGCGATACAGTTCGACCTGCCGGCGCTGGTCCACACCCCGCACCGCGACAAGAAGGCCGGCACCCTGCGCAGCCTGGCCCTGGTGCGCGACAGCGGCATCGCGCCGGAACGGGTGCTGATCGACCACAACACCGAAGAAACCCTGCCGCTGGTGCTGGACTCCGGCTGCTGGGCCGGCCACTCCATCTATCCCAACACCAAGATGGACGAACCGAGGATGGTGGCGCTGGTGCGCCAGTACGGCAGCGAACGCATCATCATCAACAGCGCGGCCGACTGGGGCGTCAGCGACCCGCTGAAAGTGCCCAAGACCGTGGAGGCGATGCGCGCCGCCGGCATCGCCGAGCGCGACATCGAAACCATAGTCTGGCGCAATCCGCTGGACTTCTTCGCCCAGAGCGGCCGTCTGGACATCGAAGAAGCCAACAGCCCGCTGGCGGTGGACCAGCGCCGGCTGTACCAGGGCAACTCCGTGCTGCGCGGCCAAAATCCGCAGGTGGACATCGTGGACTGACATCATGCAACGCACCCTCGTTCTCAACGTGGTGGGCCTGACGCCGCAGCTGCTGCGGCACGCGCCGCACCTGAGCCGGCTGGCGGAGCGCGGCGCGCAGCGCCCGATCACCGCGGTGACGCCGGCGCTGACCTGCCCGGCGCAGGCCACTTATCTGACCGGTCAGCTGCCGCAGGCGCACGGTTGCGTCGCCAACGGCTGGTATTCGCGCGAACTGGCGGAGCCTTTGTTCTGGAAGCAGAACAACGCCTTGATCCAGGGCGAGAAACTCTGGCACGAGGCCCGGCGCCTGCACGCCGGCTTCAGCTGCGCGCAGTTGTTCTGGTGGTACAACATGTACGCCGACGTGGACTGGAGCGTGACCCCGCGGCCCATCTACAAGGCAGACGGCCGCAAGCTCCCGGACTTTTACTGCAACCCGCCGGAACTGCACGCGGAACTGCGCCAGAAGCTGGGCGATTTCCCGTTATTCCACTTTTGGGGGCCGGCGGCGGACATCCGCTCCAGCCGCTGGATCGCGGACTGCGCCTTGCATCTGTACCGCTCGCGCCAGCCCACGCTGACCCTGGTTTACTTGCCGCATCTGGATTACTGCCTGCAAAGGCTGGGGCCGGACCATACGGAGGTGGCGGCGGAGGTAGCGGCAGTGGATCAGTTGTGCGGCGAACTGATTGAGCAGGCGGAGCGCGACGGCAGCCGCGTCATCGCGCTGTCCGAGTACGGGGTCACGCCGGTCAGCAACGATATCGCGATCAACCGCATCCTGCGCATGGCCGGCTGGCTCAAGGTGCGGGAGGAGCAGGGCGAGGACAAGCTGGATTGCGGCGCGTCGGCGGCCTTTGCGCTGGCGGACCATCAGATCGCACATGTCTATGTGCGCCAGCCGGAGCTGGTGCCGGAGGTGAAGGCCTTGTTGCTGGAGCTGGACGGGGTGGAGATGGTGTTGGATCAGGCCGGCAAGCGTTTGCTGGGGCTGGATCATCCGCGCTCCGGCGAGCTGGTGGCGGTGAGCCGGCCGGATCGCTGGTTCAGTTATTACTATTGGCTGGACGACGCGCACGCGCCGGACTTCGCCCGCACGGTGGATATCCACCGCAAGCCGGGTTACGACCCGGTGGAGTTGTTCCTGGACCCGACCTTGAACTGGCCGAAGTTGAGCATTGGCTGGACTTTGCTCAAGCGCAAGCTGGGCATGCGCAGTTTGTTGGAGGTGATTCCGCTGGACCCGTCCTTGGTGCGGGGTTCGCATGGCCGTCCCACCTTGAACCCGGAGCACGGGCCGTTGATGATCAGTTCCTTGCCGGACAGTTTGCCGCCGGGGTCGGTGCCGGCGACGGCGGTGCGGGACATCATCATGGATCATATGTTTGGGGAGGTGGAGACGCGGCTGGCGTATGGGGCGCACGGGGTGATGGAGTAGGGCGGAAGCCCCGCGTGGGCTTTTTATGGGGTTTGTGCCTTTGGGGGCTCTGTGTTTGGAGAGGATTGTTTTGTTGAATCCGCTGTGCGGATGATGATTTTGATTGCCGGGGCTGCCCGGCTGGCAGGAAGAGGAATTTGCTCGGCCAAATTCCCTATCACTGAGCGAATCAAAGATTCGCACGTAGACACCCCAAAGGCCGCCCTGCAAGCCTGGTCTACGGCTTCCCGCCGGTTCCCGTCAGGCCCGAGGCGCGGCTGAACTCGCGATTTGCTAACGTCAAATCGCTCAAACAGGGCCGCCGCTTAAGACCTCGGGCCTGCCACCCGACGGCAGGCTTGAAGGGACTAGGGGTGCGTCGAATACGTGGTTTCTTCTTGGTTCTTTGGAGATATCCACAGATCGGGTGGAATTGGATAGTTATCCCCAAAAGGGTGCTACTTAGCCAAGTCATTGATCTTTTTTAAGAGAGCAGATCTTCTCGTGTAGCGCCCAGGTGTCCCCTCGGGGTTTCGCGTCCTGGGGGACGAGGGGGGATGAAAGGGGGCGGCGGCCCGCCCCCTCCCCGTCTTATTCCCTCGCGACGCTGCGCTTGCCTCGCTCGGTCAGCGCGGAAAGCGGCACCTAAATCAATATCCGCGCAGCGGATTCAAAACCAGATCACTCAACAAGTAAGCCACGCTCAAGCAAACCAACCACCCTACCTTGACCCCGCCCGCCCCCTCGGCAACAATCCCCCGTTGCCGCCAAAACAAGCGGCACACGGGATTGGCGTCCCGTTTCCGAAGTCGACAAGCCAACGCAGCATGCTGCGTTGGCTGCTTTATCCATGGCAAGGCCGTTTTGGCAGGCGCATGGTGGGAGAGCGCTATGCGCTCGCCGGCAAGACTTCGGACCGGTACGCCAATCCTGCCACGCGCCTGCCTCACCTCAGCTTCCCCGGCAGGTGGTTTATCTTGTGTCACAGCAGGAGAAACACCATGCAACATTCTCAAAACTTCCCCCGTCGTCGTCGCTACAAACTGCACTCGCTGGAACAGCAGGAAGCCTTGCTTCCCTTTGTTCGCTTCTGCCCCGGCCGCACCTATCGGCATTACTGGCAAATGCCCACGCCCCGTAAGGATTACCCCGCCGACAGCGCCTATGGCCGCGAATGCGCGGCCCATTTGCTGCAATGGATGAAGGACAACCGCGAGTACGTCGGCAAAGGTCTGCTCAGCCGCGTGGCGCGCGACATCGATTTTGACGACCGCGACGGACGCGGCCAGTGGATGGGTTTCTTCAACTATCTGGAAATCATGATGCTGCTGGGCGCCGACCGGGTCCGGGTTTACCGCCATGTAGACAGCCAACACCAGATCTACCTGGCGCTGGGACAGCGCTTCAGCCTGGAGGCGCGCTTCCGCCGCATCCGGCTGCGAAACCGCTAAGCGCCTTGCGGTGGGTATCGCTGCGCTCCACCCACCCTACGGTGGAGGGTCTTGTAGGGTGGGAGGAGCCGAGAGGCGATACCCACCAAACCCCGCCATTGAGACCCAAGCATTGATCCCATCGCGTTTCCGCGTGGGTATCGCTGCGCTCCACCCACCCTACGGTGGATGGTCTTGTAGGGTGGGTGGAGCCGCAGGCGATACCCACCAAACCCCGCCGACACCGCTGCCACGGCGCGGCGCGCGCGCAAAAACGGGGCGGCCATGGGCCGCCCCGCTTAACTCAAGCGGCTACGCTTATTCCTGCAACAGCGTCGCCCTGCGCTCAATCCCCTTCACCTCCACCTTCAAAGCCTTGGCCAGACGCTCGCCGTACTGGCGATCCGCCTTGTAGAAGTGCGACAGCATGATGTCGCGGGTCTCGACATTGCGCACCTTGGCCAGATCCCCGGACAGATTGCGGATCAGGTCCGCCTGGTCCTGGGCGCTCAGCGAGCGATAGAACTCGCCGGCCTGCTGGAAGTTCAGCGTCTTGGCGATGGCCTCTTGCTGGGTGTTGCCCTGCAAGGGCAGGCGGCTGTGCTTGAACTGCGGGTCTTGCGGCTTGGGAGCCAGCCGGCTGGGCTCGTAATTGACGCTGCCCTGGCGGCCGGAAGCGTTCTGCGCGCCGTCCTGATTGTTGTTCACCACCTCAACCCGCGGCCGGTTCACCGGCAGCGCCTGGAAATTGGTGCCCACGCGGTGCATCTGGGTGTCCAGATAGGAGAACAGCCGGCCTTGCAGCAAACGGTCTTCCGAGGCCTCGATGCCCGGCACCAGATTGGCCGGCGACATCGCCACCTGCTCGGTGGCTTCGAAGAAGTTGGCCGGCACCTGGTTCAGCGTCATGGTGCCCACCTTGCGCTCCGCCACGCCGGTCCACACCTTGGTGGGGTCCAGCGGGTTGAAGGCGAAACGGTTCATGTCCTCGGGCTGGATCAGCTGCACGTACAAGTCCCAGGACGGGTAGCGCTTCTGCTCAATGCTTTGCAACAGGTCCGCGGTGGCGTGGCCGACCGATTGGCCCTGCACCTTGGGCAGTTCGTCCGGGCGCAGATTGCGTTCGCCCTGATGCGATTTCCAGGTGAACTTGGCGTATTGGTAGCGGCCGTCCACGGCCACCAGCTTCAGCGCGTGCACGCTGCTGCCGTTCATTTCACGGTAATTGGCCGGGGTGCCGTAGTTGGAGTACACCCGGGTCAGCATATGGGTGGATTCCGGCTGGTGAGAGAAGAAGTCGAAGACGCGGTTGGGGTCTTGCTCATTGCTGACCGGGTCCGGCTTCAGCGAGTGCACCATGTCCGGGAATTTGATCGCGTCGCGGATGAAGAATACCGGCAGATTATTGCCCACCAGGTCCCAGTTGCCTTGCGCGGTGTAGAACTTGGTGGCGAAGCCGCGCGGGTCGCGGTCGGTTTCCGGCGCGCCGCGGCTGCCGATCACGGTGGAGAAGCGCACGAACACCGGCGTTTTTTCGCCCTTGCGGAACACCAGGGCGCGGCTGACGTCCTGCAAGCCTTCGCTGGCGACGAAGACGCCGCCGGCGCCCACGCCGCGCGCGTGGACCACACGTTCCGGGATGCGCTCGCGGTCGAAGCGCTGCAGTTTTTGCAGCAGTTGAATGTCTTGCAGCAGGGTGGGGCCGTTGGGGCCGGCGGTCTGGCTATTTTGGTTGTCGCCCACCGGCGCGCCGTTGTCCTGGGTCAGGTTGGCGGCTTGGCTCAGAGCGGCGCTACAAGCCAGCGCCAGGGTGAAAAGCTTGCGGTTCACGGAAAAGGTCAGAACTGACATTGGCACTCCCATAAATTATTAGAACATTTACTAAGGGAGCGGCCATTATCGGAAGTGACGATAGTTTTGTTAAATCTTAAATTACAATTTGTTTGATAGTGTTTATTAATGGAACGAAGACGGCTTCATTTCTCCGCCAGCAGTCGTTCGATGCGACGGTCCGGCACCAGCCAGATCAGGGCCATCAGCACATACATCGCCGCGGACAGCCATTCCCAGTAAAAGGCGGCGGCGATGCCGATCAGATAGCACAGCGGGGAGATCTTGCCCTTGATGTCCTTGCCCAAGGCCTCGGACAGCCGGGTGCGGTTGCCGGGCAGGCACAGCAGCGATTGCTGCATCAGCCACCAGGCCAGCGCGCACATCAGCAACACCACGCCGTACAGGGCCAGCGGCAGCGGGGCGAAGTGGTTTTCCCCCATCCAGCCGGTGACGAAGGGAATCAGCGACAGCCAGAACAGCAGGTGCAGATTGGCCCACAGCACGCGGCCGTCCACGCGCTGGATGGCGTGGTAGAAGTGGTGGTGGTTGTTCCAGTACAGGCCTACGTAGATGAAGCTGAGCACGTAACTGAGAAAGACCGGCCAACGGTCTTGCAGCGCCGTCCAGCTGGTGTCGTGCGGCACTTTCAGTTCCAGCACCATGATGGTGATGATGATGGCGAGCACGCCGTCGCTGAAGGCTTCCAGCCGGTTCTTCCCCATGATGTTCCTATCAGCTGTTTCAAGTGGATGACGGGGTCAGTATAGACGGCTTTCAGAGCGTGTTTACGATCGGGCGAGCAAGGGCGGGACAAGGTCACCGCGCAACGCTCCGCGACGCGCAGCAGATCGTCAACAGGTTCTTAGCCCGGCCGTTGGGCCGGCGCCGGGCGATAAGGCAGGCGGATGCGGGTGATGAAGCGTTCGCCGTCCAGCCGGGCGCTGAGCGAGGCCTCGGCGTCGAAATACAGCTCCAGCCGCTCGGCCAGATTGTCCAGCGCCATGTGGTGGCCGGGCGCGGCCGCCGCCGGCTCCGGATTGACCGGATTGCTCAGCGTCAGCTCCAGCTGATGTTCTAGCTGGCGCGCCTGGATGCGGATTTCGCCGCCGTCGGCCAGCCGTTCTATGCCGTGGAACACCGCGTTTTCCGCCAGCGGCTGCAGGATCAGCGGCGGCAGCGCCGCGTCCAGCGGGGCTTGCACGTCCCAGCTCACTTGCAGGCGCGCGCCCAGCCGTTCGGCCTCGATCGCCAGATACATCGCCGCCAGTTCGATTTCGCGGCCCAGCGTGGATTGCCGCGCCGGATCGCCCAGCTGGGCGCGGAACAGATCGGCCAGGTTTTCCAGCACCATTTCCGCCTTGTCCGGCTGCTTGCCGATCAGCGCGATGGCGGCGTTGAGGCTGTTGAACAGGAAATGCGGGCGGATGCGCGCCTGCAGCGCGATCAGCCGCGCCTCCGACAGCGCCGGGGACAAGGCGCGCGCGCGCAGATTGAGGTAATGCTGCATCAGCCCGCCCACCGCGCCGGCCAGCAGCACCTGGCCCCAGGGCATGGGCGCCAGCGGGTTGAGCAGACGGCCGCAGAAGGCGAAGGACAGCAGGCAGATGGCGGCGGCGCTCAGCGTCACGCGCCGGCCGCGGTAGAGGCGGCGGCCCAGCAAGGCCAGCAGGCCCAGGCTCAGCAAGGCGCCGGGCACCAGCAGGCTGGACAGGCGCAGCAGCCGCCAGGGCAGCGGCTCGCCGCCGTCGTCCAGCAACAGGCCGCCCAGCAGGAACAGGCCGAGCAGCAGCAAGGCGCGCAGCAGCACGCCCAGGTTGCGGTAGTCGGGCAGGTCGGACGGGGGCGGTAGCGGCATGAGGGCGCGGCCGGAAATAGGATAGCCGCATCATAGCAAGGAAAACCCGCACTGGCCGAAGGCGCTCGCCGCTGGCATAGTAGGGGATTCCCGGCGGCGCCGCGCGCCCCCGGAGTTTCGCCAAGTTTTTCGTCCGCAGCCATCGTAGAAAGCATCGCCATGCAAGATCAACACGCCTGGTCCGGCCGTTTCTCGGAGCCGGTATCCGAACTCGTCAAGAAATACACCGCTTCGGTGGATTTCGACCGACGACTGGCCGAATTCGACATCGAGGGCTCGCTGGCCCACGCCGCCATGTTGCAGCGCGCCGGCGTCCTGTCCGCCGAAGACCTGGCTGCGATCCGACGAGGCATGGGCGAAGTGCTGGACGATATCCGCGCCGGCCGTTTCGAGTGGAGCGTGGATCTGGAAGACGTGCACATGAACGTGGAGCGCCGGCTGACCGACAAGATCGGCGACGCCGGCAAGCGCCTGCACACCGGCCGTAGCCGCAACGACCAGGTGGCCACCGACATCCGCCTGTGGCTGCGCGCGCAGATCGACGCCATCGTCGGCCTGATCGGCGAACTGCAGCACAGCCTGCTGGACCTGGCGGAACAGCACGCCGAAACCGTGCTGCCCGGCTTCACCCATTTGCAGGTGGCGCAGCCGGTGACCTTCGGCCACCACATGCTGGCCTATGTGGAAATGCTGGCGCGCGACGCCGAACGCATGAGCGACTGTCGCAAGCGCGTCAACCGCCTGCCCTTGGGCGCGGCGGCGCTGGCCGGCACCACCTTCCCGATCGACCGTCATTACACCGCCCAGCTGCTGGGCTTCGACGATGTTTGCCACAACTCGCTGGACGCGGTGTCCGACCGCGACTTCGCGATTGAATTCACCGCCGCCGCCAGCCTGGTGATGGTGCATCTGTCGCGGCTGTCCGAGGAGCTGATCCTGTGGATGAGCCCGCGCGTCGGCTTCATCGACATCGCCGACCGTTTCTGCACCGGCAGTTCCATCATGCCGCAGAAGAAGAACCCGGACGTGCCGGAGCTGGTGCGCGGCAAGTCCGGCCGCGTGGTGGGCCATCTGATCGCGCTGGTGACGCTGATGAAGGCGCAGCCGCTGGCTTACAACAAGGACAACCAGGAGGACAAGGAGCCGCTGTTCGACACCGCGGACACCTTGATCGACACCCTGCGCATCTACGCCGACATGATACGCGGCGTCACCGTCAAGCCGGAGGCGATGCGCGCGGCGGTGTTGCAAGGCTTCGCCACCGCCACCGATCTGGCCGACTACCTGGTGAAGAAGGGCGTGCCCTTCCGCGACAGCCACGAGGTGGTGGCGCTGACGGTGCGCCACGCGGAGCAGCAGGGCGTGGACATCGCCGACCTGTCGCTGGCCAAGCTGCGCGAGTTCTCGCCCTTGATCGACGAGGACGTGTTCGCGGTGCTGAGCCCGGAAGGCAGTCTGGCGCAGCGCGACCACGTGGGCGGCACCGCGCCGCGCCAGGTGCGCTTGCAGATCGAGCGCCATCGTCAACGCCTGCAGCCGCGCTGAGCGCCGCTCCGTCTCGCTCTTGCCCGCAAGCCTTTGAATAGGCCTTTGATGGCCGTCAGGCCGCGCCCCGCCATCCCGGCGGCGCGCGGCCTGTTCTTGTTTGGGGGCCTGCCGATTGCGGCAATTTATATCAAACAACAGTCAATCAAAGACATTTTATTAAATAAATCTTTCTAATTAGCTTTTCTGTCTCCGGCTAAACCGTTATCTTTAGCGCCAGACTTGCGGGAGCTTCGAAAAATCGCGACGGCGGCCGACACGCCGCGCGGCTGGTTTTCCAAATTTCTCCAAGAACGTGTTTACGATCCAGCGAGCCAGAGCGAGACCAGGCGTTGCGGTTGAGAAAGCGGAATGCACACGTAGTGCATGAGTGTTTCGAAGCGCTGCTCACCGTGTCGCGTCTCACGACGCGCGGCAGATCGTAAACAGGTTCCAAGGGACGGCGCGGCAACGCCCGCCTATCCCTCATCCTGGCAGTCCCCGTCTATCCATGCTGTTCTCGCCAGCGCCAGCCGTGCCGCGGATTGGCGCGCGCCGCCATGGCCGGACGCGGGGCCGCTTCTTGTCATTACAGTCACTCAGTCACGCCGGGGAACAATGTGTTTTGTCGCCATCGCTTCCGTCACCTGATCAGCCGAGGCAATCAATTCCGCGGCAGCCTCAACGCCGCGGAATGGGCCTTGGTCTTGCTGGTGGCCGTGTTGCCGGCGGTGATAGGCCTGCCCCTGACCTGGAACCGCTACCAGCTGGACGTGCAGGCGCAGCTGCAAAGCGCGGCGGGGCGCGCGGTCAATTCGGTGGACCGGGTGTTCAGCCAGGTGGACCGCTCATTGCGGGAGGCCGCGCCGTTGGCCGGCCAGCCCTGCCCGCAGGCGCGCGGCAAGCTGGTGTCGCTGGCGGCCTTCGATCCCTATATCCGCTCGCTGGGGCTGATGGACGGCCGCCGCCTGTACTGCACCTCGGTGCTGGGCGCGCAGTATTCGGATCTGCCCTTCACCCCGTCGGCGCCGCAGCAGCTGATCTACCGTCTGGACTCCGGCCCCTTGTACCCCAAGCGTCCCTTCCTGATGCGCACCTTGCTGGGGGAGCGGGGGCAGGCCGTCGTTGCCAGCGTGGAACTGGCCTATTTCAGCCCTCTGCTGCCCTGGCAGGCCGACGACGGCCACAGCGGTTCGCTGCTGGTGCTGAATCACAAGGAGGCGGTGCAGTCCACATTGCCGGGCGCCGCCGAGGTGCCGGCCAGCGCGGTGCTGCGGGTGATCGCGGCCTCGGAGCGCTTTCCGCTGGCGGTGCACAGCTGGGTGGACGCCGACTACCTGTGGCGCGGCGCGTCGGCGCGCCTGCTGCGCGCCCTGCTCTTGTTGCTGCCGGTGGGCGTGGTCGGCGCGGTCCTGCTGCTGGGTTATCTGCGCAAGCGCGGCTCGGTCAGCGGGGAAATCCTGCTGGCCTTGCGCAATCAGGAGTTCCTGCCTTACTACCAGCCGGTGTTCGACGCCTGCGGCCGCCGCTGCATGGGGGTGGAGGTGTTGCTGCGCTGGCAGCATCCGCGTCAGGGGCTGACGCCGCCGGATCTGTTCATCCCGGTGGCGGAGGCCTCCGGCATGATCATCCAGATCACCCGCTATCTGATGCGGCGGGTGGCCGCCGACATGGCGTCGCTGCCCTTGCCCGATCGCTTTTTCGTGGCGCTGAATCTGTCGCCCAGCCATCTGCAGCACGCGCAACTGGTGGAGGACTGTCAGGCGTTTTTGCGACACTTCCCGAAGACGCCGCCGCGGCTGGTGCTGGAAGTGACCGAGCGCGAGCCCATCCGGGTGACGCCGCAAAGCCAGCAGGTGATGGCCGCGTTGCGGCGGATGCGGGTGCAGATCGCCATCGACGACTTCGGCACCGGCCACAGCAGCCTGGCCGAGCTCAACCGCATTCACGCCGATCATCTGAAGATAGACCGGGTGTTCGTGGCGGCGATAGGCAGCGACTCCATCGCCAACCGCATCCTGGAGATGATCATCGATCTGGCCAAGCAGCTGCGCATCTCCATGGTGGCCGAGGGCGTGGAAACCGAACAGCAGCGCGCTTACCTGCAGCAAAGCGGCGTGCATTATCTGCAAGGCTATCTGCTGGCGCGGCCGATGCCGCTGGAACAGCTGCGCGATTTTTTGTGGGGGCGTCCGCCGCTGACCGAGGGCCAGCCGGTCTCCTGAGCAAAAAATACGCAATAAACGAACACTATTGGCCGATATCAAGCCGGAATAGTGGTTCTGTTTGCCGCTGACCCGCAAAATATGTTACTAAAGTGACGTGATTTTCGATTCCGAATAGTTATG
It contains:
- a CDS encoding TatD family hydrolase; protein product: MKMFDPHIHMTSRTTDDYQAMSRAGISVVVEPAFWMGQPRRHVGSFDDYFLSLLGWERFRAAQFGIRHFCTLGLNPKETNNPDVADGVMALLERYLDKDGVVAVGEIGFDDETEAEERYFARQLELAIQFDLPALVHTPHRDKKAGTLRSLALVRDSGIAPERVLIDHNTEETLPLVLDSGCWAGHSIYPNTKMDEPRMVALVRQYGSERIIINSAADWGVSDPLKVPKTVEAMRAAGIAERDIETIVWRNPLDFFAQSGRLDIEEANSPLAVDQRRLYQGNSVLRGQNPQVDIVD
- a CDS encoding alkaline phosphatase family protein, with protein sequence MQRTLVLNVVGLTPQLLRHAPHLSRLAERGAQRPITAVTPALTCPAQATYLTGQLPQAHGCVANGWYSRELAEPLFWKQNNALIQGEKLWHEARRLHAGFSCAQLFWWYNMYADVDWSVTPRPIYKADGRKLPDFYCNPPELHAELRQKLGDFPLFHFWGPAADIRSSRWIADCALHLYRSRQPTLTLVYLPHLDYCLQRLGPDHTEVAAEVAAVDQLCGELIEQAERDGSRVIALSEYGVTPVSNDIAINRILRMAGWLKVREEQGEDKLDCGASAAFALADHQIAHVYVRQPELVPEVKALLLELDGVEMVLDQAGKRLLGLDHPRSGELVAVSRPDRWFSYYYWLDDAHAPDFARTVDIHRKPGYDPVELFLDPTLNWPKLSIGWTLLKRKLGMRSLLEVIPLDPSLVRGSHGRPTLNPEHGPLMISSLPDSLPPGSVPATAVRDIIMDHMFGEVETRLAYGAHGVME
- a CDS encoding UbiA family prenyltransferase, whose product is MSGQPALPIPKTSARRRLSRRHARQTRRRVAGVWSLALRLGRVSNLPTVWSNVLVGAALSGHVAAGGPLALLLLSLSLIYVAGMYLNDVCDRHIDARERPERPIPAGLASARLVLLAGSAQLAVGVALLAALGLSALLAGLCLAATVVLYDLWHKGNPLSPLLMGLCRMQVYLISGLALGAGALSGPLLLAALALLAYLIALTYVAKQEGRAGLGRLAPLLGLAAPPLYLLSQPFQPWALPFLLLSLGWSAHCLRLARPGPGRDMPRAVGGLIAGIALADALFIAAAGLPQWAALAVLAAWLTRSWQRRVPGT
- a CDS encoding EboA domain-containing protein, giving the protein METQTMLADQLHASLLDAADRHNAAQALVWLESCRRLTAAVPEPAAARRLFSVANRQLAALTLLPKGAIKALQAQHVLAAEAWSPGDAGRALLLLRALAAGAGAALAFDLYRGGDSLEQQAVVKALILLPRPEDWLALATDASRSHVAGVFQALACDNAYPAQQFPDLNFNQLVLKALFTGAPARHIAGLERRWSPELEQMVAAYASERRAAGRSVSDDVVFLLQGLHHENV
- a CDS encoding sensor histidine kinase, which translates into the protein MPLPPPSDLPDYRNLGVLLRALLLLGLFLLGGLLLDDGGEPLPWRLLRLSSLLVPGALLSLGLLALLGRRLYRGRRVTLSAAAICLLSFAFCGRLLNPLAPMPWGQVLLAGAVGGLMQHYLNLRARALSPALSEARLIALQARIRPHFLFNSLNAAIALIGKQPDKAEMVLENLADLFRAQLGDPARQSTLGREIELAAMYLAIEAERLGARLQVSWDVQAPLDAALPPLILQPLAENAVFHGIERLADGGEIRIQARQLEHQLELTLSNPVNPEPAAAAPGHHMALDNLAERLELYFDAEASLSARLDGERFITRIRLPYRPAPAQRPG
- a CDS encoding catalase, with the protein product MSVLTFSVNRKLFTLALACSAALSQAANLTQDNGAPVGDNQNSQTAGPNGPTLLQDIQLLQKLQRFDRERIPERVVHARGVGAGGVFVASEGLQDVSRALVFRKGEKTPVFVRFSTVIGSRGAPETDRDPRGFATKFYTAQGNWDLVGNNLPVFFIRDAIKFPDMVHSLKPDPVSNEQDPNRVFDFFSHQPESTHMLTRVYSNYGTPANYREMNGSSVHALKLVAVDGRYQYAKFTWKSHQGERNLRPDELPKVQGQSVGHATADLLQSIEQKRYPSWDLYVQLIQPEDMNRFAFNPLDPTKVWTGVAERKVGTMTLNQVPANFFEATEQVAMSPANLVPGIEASEDRLLQGRLFSYLDTQMHRVGTNFQALPVNRPRVEVVNNNQDGAQNASGRQGSVNYEPSRLAPKPQDPQFKHSRLPLQGNTQQEAIAKTLNFQQAGEFYRSLSAQDQADLIRNLSGDLAKVRNVETRDIMLSHFYKADRQYGERLAKALKVEVKGIERRATLLQE
- a CDS encoding TMEM175 family protein, whose product is MGKNRLEAFSDGVLAIIITIMVLELKVPHDTSWTALQDRWPVFLSYVLSFIYVGLYWNNHHHFYHAIQRVDGRVLWANLHLLFWLSLIPFVTGWMGENHFAPLPLALYGVVLLMCALAWWLMQQSLLCLPGNRTRLSEALGKDIKGKISPLCYLIGIAAAFYWEWLSAAMYVLMALIWLVPDRRIERLLAEK